The genomic interval AAGGCAAAGGGCTACAAAAAGTACAATGTTTTTTAGAAGTTTACGATTCATTGCGTTTGCAAAGAAGGTTACTTTTCAAGTTAACTTGATTGAATTTGTTTTCGCGCCCATTCTACATCTTCACCGCCCGCGTGGCAATGTAGTTGGGATGAAATTTCCCCAGTGGCGACTCGGACATCACGTCTTCGTAGAGGTCGGTGATGACGAATCCCGCCGCGCATTGTCCGCCGAGCAGGTTCTCGACCTTATGCCTTATTCTGCAGTCCCCTCGTGCGACGCGATGTATTCGAGAGTCGCCTGAGTGATTAACCCTGAACGGGTTTCTCCATTCTCGGAGGCGAATTTATCCATCAAGTTCAACACTCGTTCGGGCAACGTGATGTTTACCCGCTTCGACTTGCCCGAAAGTTTCGCCGCATCCACTGAAACTACCGCCCAAACGCCGTCGGCATAGTCGGGATTGTTTTGGTGATATTCGATGGTTTGAGGCGTGGGGATGGCTTCCCCGTCAATCAGCATCCCCTCCAAATGAGCCTCAATCGCTTCGACAACTTCCGATAATGCTTCATCGAGAGTTGCGCCCGCGCTAAAACATCCTGCTATATCTGGAACGGTCACGCCGTAATCGCTGTTAGGGTCTTTGTGAATGACAACTGGATAGCGCATTTTCTCTCACTTTTTCTCTGACCAGGACCAACCTGCCTGACGATAAATACTGCGAAGGGTGCCGATTGGCAAGTCCCTTTTCGGGTGGGGGACAGTCACCCTGCCTGGTTTGACAGGATGTTTGAAATGATGGTGACTGCCGCGCACATGCACAAGTGACCAGCCGTCTGCTTTGAGTTTTGTGATAATGTCGCGGCTGTTCATGGCGCAATTATACACACCCTACACACTGCGTCAATGCTCGTCTGAAACACCGGCTGCAGGTTCGCGTGTTGGTGATCGTTTTGGGATGCGTGGGAAATGAAAGACTTAGCGTATATCATACAAACAAAGTAGCTGCCCAACCCGAAGGTAACATCGTTGGCGCGTCTGTTAATTCTTTACCGTACTTTACTGCCATTTCTAAAAAGAATTTGGCGTGAAAAAAGGCTTCCAGAAATGGTCTGGTGTGTGTCGTCCACTGGCGATTGTGCTCAGGCTCAAATTGCTTTTCGCTTGCGCCAGCCCGATAAATCTCTTGAAACATTGGGCAAAAAGTTGTTCCAGTTGGAGCGATGCTTTGTAGCGCGTCAACGATCTGCTTGGTCTCACCTTGAAGCGCATAGACCTTATAGGACTGATGATAGAAACGGTAAATGGGGTC from Candidatus Defluviilinea gracilis carries:
- a CDS encoding type II toxin-antitoxin system HicB family antitoxin, producing MRYPVVIHKDPNSDYGVTVPDIAGCFSAGATLDEALSEVVEAIEAHLEGMLIDGEAIPTPQTIEYHQNNPDYADGVWAVVSVDAAKLSGKSKRVNITLPERVLNLMDKFASENGETRSGLITQATLEYIASHEGTAE
- a CDS encoding type II toxin-antitoxin system HicA family toxin, with product MNSRDIITKLKADGWSLVHVRGSHHHFKHPVKPGRVTVPHPKRDLPIGTLRSIYRQAGWSWSEKK